TGCGGCGATCCCGTACCGACGAACTCGGCTGGAATGATCGCCCTCGGCGCTCCCGGACATAGCCACGGCCGCTCCCTAGATTCAGACTCTAACCATTTGCACATCGAATTAATGGCAAAATCTCATTCGCGACCATACGTCCGGAGATCAAGGCGTGCAACAGCCCGACGCGAATTCCGGGTGCCCATGTCGCGAAACCTTTTGCCGACATAGCCCGGTGCCGCCAGGTAGGTTGCGCTGCATGTCGAAGCGATGGGTTTCTGCGTTCGGCCTGACGGCGGCGGTACTGGCACTTTCCGGATGTGGACTGACGGTGACGAAGGCCGGTCCGGACCCGCTGGCGAACCAGCCGCCCCGCAGCACGCCCAACGGCATGGTGCTGGTCTCGCCGGACAACTTCGTGCGGGCCGTCACCGACCAGGAATTCACCAATGTCGTCAACGAGAACGGCTTCGGTCGGTTCTTCCACCAGCGCGATGTCACCCCGATCGACCGGCAGCTGGTGGTGCGGTCCAACCGCGACACCTTGTATTCCGCGGCGGTGTTCGACCTGCAGACCGCTCCGGTGACGATCACGCTGCCCGATCCCGGTCAGCGGTACATGTCGGCGCAGGTGATCAACCAGGACGAATACGTCACCGACATGTTCTACGGCAGCGGCGAACACACGTTGGACCGACAGCGGGTCGGCACCCGCTACGTCATGGTCGCCGTCCGCATCCTGGCCGACCCCAACGACCCGGCAGATCTGGCCGCGGCCCGCCGGTTGCAGGACCAGATCACCGTGACCCAGCAGGACTCCGGCAGCTTCGAGGTCCCACGGTGGGATCCGGTCAGCCAGAAGAAGGTCAGCGACGCGCTACTGGTGCTGGCCGAGACCGTCCCCGACACCCGGGGCATGTTCGGCAGCCTGGCCGACACCGACCCGGTGCGGCACCTGATCGGCGCCGCTGCGGCCTGGGGCGGCAACCCCGAGACCGACGCGCTGTACCTCAACGTCACCCCAGCCCGCAACGACGGCAACACCGTGTACCGGGTGACCGTCAAAGACGTTCCGGTGAAAGCCTTCTGGTCGGTCAGTGTCTACAACAAGAACGGCTACTTCACCGAGAATCCACAGCAGGCATACTCGGTCAACGACATCACCGCGGAGAAGGCGCAGGACGGATCGGTGACCGTCCAGTTCGGCGGGTGCTCGGCCAACATGGTCAACGCGACCAACTGCCTGCCGATCACGCCGGGATGGAACTACCTGGTCCGGCTCTACCAGCCGCAACAGGAGATTCTGTCCGGGAAATGGGTCTTCCCGGCGGCCCAGCCGGAGGAGTCGGCCGGCGTCGACAACCGGCCGCCTCCGCCACCTCCGTCTGCGACTCCCCCGGCACGTCCGCCACGGTGACGGCACCGCAGCACCGTTACTCTGCTGATTGTGGCGTTCATCGGGCGGACACCGGGCTAAATGCCGGCGACGCAGCATGCCTACTTCGCGTACGGGTCCAACCTGTGCGCACAACAGATGGCGCGCCGCTGCCCCGAGGCGTCCGATCCCCGCCCGGCGATGCTGGCCGACCACGACTGGCTGATCAACCAGCGCGGTGTGGCCACCGTCGAGCCGTTTCCGGGTTCGCGGGTGCACGGGGTGCTGTGGCGGGTGTCCGACCGCGACCTGGCCGCGTTGGACAGCGCCGAGGGCGTCCCGGTGCGCTACCGCCGAGATCGGCTGACGGTGCACACCACCGACGGGTCGTCCCCGGCGTGGGTCTATATCGACCATCGGGTGCGGCCCGGTGCGCCACGGGACGGCTATCTGGAGCGCATCATCAGCGCCGCCGTCCAGCATGGGCTGCCCCCGTCGTGGATCGAATTCCTGCGCCGCTGGGATCCGGCCCAGTGGCCACTGCGTACCCTGCCCGCCAAAGACAATGCACCACAGTCACTCTCGGAACTGTTGGCCGACCCCGAGGTCATAGAGGAGAGCCGACTACGGTCGCGGTTCGGCTTTTTGGCCATTCACGGTGGGGGCCTGGAGCAGATGACCGACGTGATCGCCGAACGCGCCGCCGAAGCCGCCGACGCCTCGGTGTATCTGGTGCGGCATCCCCACGGATATTCGCGACACCTGCCCTCGGTCCGCTACCTCGCCGCCGAGTCGGCACGGCTTGCCGAATTCCTCGACCATGTCGACGTCGTGGTGTCGCTGCACGGATACGGCCGGATCGGACGCAGCACGCAACTGCTGGCGGGCGGGCGCAACCGCAGCCTGGCCGCGCACGTCGCCCGATGCCTGGATCTGCCGGGCTATCAGGTCATCACCGATCTGAACGCGATCCCGATGGGCTTGCGGGGTCTGCACCCGGCCAATCCGGTGAACCAGGTTCGGGGCGGCGGGACCCAGCTGGAACTGTCACCACGGGTCCGGGGCATCAGTCCCCGCAGCCAGCCACCCGGCGCGGACGGCCTGTCGCCGGTCACATCGGCGCTGGTGCGCGGTCTGTCGGCCGCGGCCGGTCTTTGGCAATTTGAGACCTAGGAGGTAGTGGTGGACAAGCAGTTTCGCTTCGGCGTGGGTCTGCACGCGGTCCGGTCTGCTGCCGCGCTGGCCGAGACCGCACGGCGGCTGGAGGGGTCCGGGTTCGATGTGCTGCACGTGCCCGATCATCTCGGCGCCCCGGCCCCCTTCCCGGCTTTGGTCGCGGCCGCGGCGGCCACCACGACGATCCGGCTGGGCACCTACGTGCTCAACGCCTGCTTCTACAAGCCGGCGCTGCTGACCCGCGACATCGCCGACACGGACCTGTTGTCCGGTGGCCGACTGGAGATCGGACTGGGTGCCGGCTACGTCCGCGCGGAGTTCGAGGCCGCCGAGCTGCCGTTCCCGAGCGGCGCCCGGCGCATCGAGTACCTGGAACACGTCACGACCTACCTGGCCACCCACCAGCCGCGGGTGCCGATCCTGATCGCCGGCAGCGGGGATCGGCTGCTCACCGTGGCGGCCCGGCACGCCGATATCATCGGACTGACCGGTGCACGAGTAGCCGGCGCGGATGACGCACTGGCAGAACGCGTCTCGTTTGTCCGCGCGGCCGCCGGTGATCGGTTCGATGCCCTGGAGCTGAACCTGGCCATCACGGCAGTGCCCACCGATGCCTCCGGGATGCCCGACCTGTCGCTGACCCGCCAGTTCGCCCCGACCCTGTCGGATCGGGAACTGCTGGCCATGCCCGCCGTGCTGTCCGGGTCACCGCATGAGATGGCCGACGCGTTGCGGGAATACCGCCGCAGGTACGGATTGAGCTATTTCACCGTCCAGCAGAATCACGCCGAAGCCTTCGCGAAAGTCATTGCCGCACTGCGATGACCACCCGGCCTCAACGCGGGCCCGGCCAACCCGCCAATGCGACGCCGGCCAGCGCGTGCAGATCCCCGCGGCTCGCTCCGCTTCGCGCCTGGACCGCGATGCCCTGACACACCGTGGCGATCCAGCGGGCAAGCAGCAGCGTGTCGACGCCGGACAGCTCGCCGTCGGCGACCGCCGCGTCGAATCGCTCAGCGAGCCGGCGCACCGATGCCTCGCGTATTTCGGCCACTCCCGGGCCGTCGTCGACGGTGAGACATCCGCGCGGGTCGCCGCTGACGGTGTCGGCCGCCCCGTGGACCATCGCTGCGGCGACATCGCGCGCGGTCGGCAGCGCGAGCGCCTCGACGAGGTAGCCGCCCGGCCCCGCGACGTACCGCTGCGTCGCTCGCTCGTACAGCTTCTCCTTGGAGCCGAACTCCGCGTAGATACTGCGGCGGTTGACCCCGGTCGCGGCGCTGATGTCGGAGATCGAGACGCCGTCGAAGCCGTGCGCCCAGAACAGCTTCATCGCCTCGTGCTCGACCTGATCGGGATCGAACTCGCGCGGCCGTCCCACCGCCATCGCGCCCCCACCTCCTGTGACTCCGGTCACAGCGGGAATGCATTCGCCGCCGTCGAGCTTTGACCTCATCGTACTAAGTAACATGTTGGTTCGTAATTACCTGAAAGGCCGCGAGATGAGCACAGCTCCCCTGACTGGACGGCGGGCATTGGTCACCGGAGGTTCCCGCGGGATCGGCGCGGAGACCGTACGACGACTGGCTGCCGACGGGGCCGCGGTGGCCTTCACGTATTCGGCCTCAGCGCCCGAGGCCGACAAGCTCGTCGCCGAAGTCACCGCCGGCGGCGGACGCGCCGTTGCCATCCAGGCCGACTCCGCCGATCCCGCCCAGGTGGTGGCCGCGGTCGAGCAGGCCGCCACCGAACTCGGCGGGCTGGACGTGTTGGTGAACAACGCCGCCGTCGCGCACGGGGCGCTGGTCGATGACTTCCCGGCCGAGCAGTTCGACCGCCTCGTGGCGGTCAACATCGGCGGAATGTTCTGGGCGACACGCACCGCGGTGAAGCACCTGGGCGAGGGCTCGCGGATCATCAACATCGGCAGCATCAACGCCGATCGGATTCCGACCGCCGGGTTCTCGGTATACGGCATGACCAAGGGCGCGGTGGCGTCGTTCACCAGGGGCCTGGCACGCGAACTCGGCCCACGCGGCATCACCGTCAACAACGTGCAACCGGGCCCGATCGACACCGATGCCAACCCCGACAACGGCGGCGCCTTCCCCGAGAGCTTGAAGAAGCTCATGCCGCTCGGCCGCTACGGGCAGGTAGGTGACGTCGCCGCCATCGTGAGCTTCCTGGCGGGTCCGGAGTCCGGATTCGTCACCGGCGCGAACTGGAACGTCGACGGCGGCTTCACCGTGTAGCGCCCGGTGGCGGTGAGCTAACCGCGACGCCCTGCTGACACCAACGCCCACAGCGAACAGCCCAGCGCCCCGGCCACGCTGACCGCGCCGAGGTACAGCCCGTATCCGGCCGTGATCGGCGCGACGACATTCAACCGGTAATACCAGAAGCCCAGCCCGGCGATACCCAGTGAGATCACCAGGGCGGCAACCGATGCCAACCCGCTGAAGAGCCCCCGGCCGATCATCGCGCCGGCCACCAGCAGGACTGCGGCCAGCAGCACGATGAGCTGGCCGACGCCGAAGCGCGGCGGCAGCGCGATACTGCCGACACTGCCGCCGATCGCACTGGCATGCCCGCCACCGTTGGCCGAGGTGGCCAGCCACGGCAGCCACACACTGACCGACAGGATCACGGCGAACAGCGCGATGAGCCAACCGGGTCGCGAGTGAGTCATGCCGTGACATTAACTCGCCTCGATGAGTTCACCGCGGTGCGGCATTCTCAGTCTCCTGGTCAGGCCGAGCCGGGCCAGGAAGGCGTCGTCGTGGCTGACCACGATGAACGCTCCCCGGTAGCCGGCCAGCGCGCCCACCAGCTGATCCACACTGGCCAGATCGAGGTTGTTGGTGGGCTCGTCGAGCAGCAGCAACTGCGGGGGTGGATCGGCGAGCAGCAGCTGGGCCAGTGCCACCCGGAACCGCTCACCGCCGGACAGGGTGCCGATCGGGCGCGCCACACCGGCGGCGTCCAGCAGGAACCGGGCCAGCTGGGCGCGCACCGCCCGCGGCGCGCTGCCGGACACCGCCGCCACGGCGTCGAACGCGGACACCGTGTCATCGAGGTGATCCAGTCGCTGCGGAAGGTAGCCGACCCGGTCGGTCAGCAGCCGTCCGTCCGCACCGGCCAGCAGCGCCTCCAGCAGTGAGGTCTTGCCGACCCCGTTCGGGCCGTCGAGGGCGATCCGTTCCGGCCCCTGCACGATCACCGGCCCATCGCTGCCCGGCAACTCGGCCAGCCGACGGTTGGACGGCACGTCCGGGTCCGGCAGCGTGACGCGGATGTGCTCGTCGTGACGGACCCGGGCCGACGCGGCATCCAAGCCGGCTTGCGCGTCGCGCACCCGCCTGTCGAGGTCGGTGCGCAGCCGGCCGGCCGAAACCTGTGCGTTCGAAGCGTTCTGGTTCATGACGATCTTCGCGGCACGCTTGTTCGCAAAGGAGGTCCGGGCCGCCCTGCTGCGTCGGGCGAGCTTGGTCTCGGCGTCGACACGCTGCCGCCTTTCCACCTTGACGAGCTGTTCGGCGGCGCGGGCGGCGGTCCGTGCGGCGGCCTGCTCGGCGTCCAGATGCGCCCGCCATGCACTGTAGGGGCCGCCGAAGCTGACCAACCGCCCGTCGTACAGCTCGGCGATATTGTTCATCTGCTCCAGCAACGCGGTGTCGTGGCTGGCCACGATGAGCGCTCCCGGCCACGATCCGACCAGCTGCGCCAACCGTTCACGGGCGGCGCGGTCGAGATTGTTGGTCGGTTCGTCGAGCAGGGTGATCGGGGCGGCATTCAGGCGCAGACCGGTCAACGCCACCAGCATCGCCTCCCCACCGGACAACTCGCCGGCTCGCCGATCGAGGTCGGCCGAACCCAGGCCGATCGGCCGCAGCGCGGCGTCGGCGCGGGCTTCGATGTCCCAGTCGTCGTCGAGGATCTCGAAGTGGGCCGCGTCGGCGTCACCGCTTTCGATCGCGCGCAGGGCGGCGAGTTGCGCGGTGACACCGAGTAATTCGGCGATCGTCACGCCGGCGTCGAGCGTGAGAAGCTGCGGCAGGTAGGCCACCTCGCCGGCGGTGGCGATGCGCCCCGTGGTGGCGGCGAGCTCCCCGGCGATGAGGCGCAGCAGGGTGGATTTTCCGGCGCCGTTGGCACCGACCAGGCCGGTGCGGCCGGCGCCGAACGAACCGCTGACACCGGCCAGCGCGGGAGCGCCGTCGGGCCAGGTGAAGCCGAGATCGGTCAGGGTGACAACGGAACCGAAGTCAGCAGAGGGTGTGGACATGAGGTCTCCGGAGAAGTCAGCGGGTGCGCTGATGACCGGGGACGCGACTACGGCGATTCGTCGGTGATCAGCGCGCGGACAGCGGCGCGAGACCGGCGATGCCTGTCATTCTCCAGACCTCCTGTGCGGGGACGCCCGCCACCTTAGCTGCGGGATGGCGTGGCGTGCAACCGATCAAGCCGGCGCGAAAACCGTGACGAACTTGCGCAGCGACTCGTTGATGTCGCTCTTCAGCGCGGCGGCCACCAGCATGCCGATCGGGCCGAACAATGCCGGTCCGCCCAGGTGGACGTCGAAGCTGACCGTGGCGCCGTCTCCGGCCGGGGTGACCTTGGCGAGCAGCTTGATCTTGACCCCGCCCTTGCCGTCGCCGTTGAGGGTCATCCCCGTCGGGGGCTTGTAGTTCACGATCGTCCACTTGATCCGGTTGGGCATGCCCTTGACCTCGACGATCGACTCGAGTGTCGTGCCCTTCTCCAGCGTCTCGGGCAGCACGCTGCGCCATACCCGGTGGATGGTCAGCCACTCTTTGTAGCGCGACAGATCCGAGGCGTGCGCCCAGGCCTCTTCGGGAGGCAGCGGGACGTCGATGGATCCGGAGAGCTTGGCCATGTGATTTCTTCCCCTTCCGTCCCCGTTATCGGTGGGTCATTGTGGTCGTTGCCGGCTCCCGCCACAACTTGGGCCGCTCACCGATTATCGCGCCGCGCGCCCACCACATCGCCTCGATGGCGGCGGCACCCAGCGCCCCGATACCGAGCGCCAGCGACGTCAGCGCGACATTGGAGGGGTCCAACAGGAACTTCTCCCGCGCCAATGGGATCGCGAAGATGCCCAGATAGGCAAGGCCGCAGCCGATCACCAGCGTCAGCCGCCACCACTGATAGGGACGCGCCACGACGGCCAGCACCCAGCCCGCGGTAACCAGCAGCGTGATCAGGGCGGTGGTGGACGCCTGGATCTGCTGCACCGGGGTGGCTTCGCTGCCGCGATAGGCCAGCAGGTAGGAACTGAATGTGGCGATGCCCACCACCAAGCCGGCCGGCAGTGCTCCGCTCATCACCCGACGGACGAATCCGGGATGTGCGCGTTCGTTGTTCGGCGCGAGCGACAGGATGAACGCCGGGATGCCGATGGTGAACCAGGCCGCGATCGTGACGTGGATCGGCTGGAACGGATACAGCAGCGGCTCGGTGCCGAACAGCGCCGAAGCCAGCCCGACCAGGCCGACCAGCAGCGCGAGCAGCACCGAATACACCGTCTTGGTCAAGAACAGGTTCGCCACTCGTTCGATGTTTCCGATCACCCGGCGTCCTTCACCCACCACATAGGGCAGGGTGGCGAACTTGTTGTCCAGCAACACGATCTGTGCCACCGAGCGCGCCGCCGAGCTTCCCGCTCCCATCGCGACCCCGATGTCGGCGTCCTTGAGCGCCAGCACGTCGTTGACGCCGTCGCCGGTCATGGCCACCGTGTGGTCGCGTGATTGCAGGGCTCGCACCATGGCCCGCTTCTGATCCGGGCGCACCCGGCCGAAGACGGTGTGGTCCTCCAGCGCGTCGGCCAGCCGGTCGGTCTCGGCCGGCAGTTTGCGGGCGTCCATCGCGTCCCCGTTGAGACCGAGCTCGGCGGCCACCGCACCCACCGAGACCGCGTTGTCGCCGGAGATCACCTTTACGGAGACTTCTTGCGCAGCAAAATAATCCAAGGTGGCGCGGGCGTCGGGCCGCACCTTCTGCTCCAGTACCACCAGCGCTGCCGGGGTGACCTGTCCGGGCGCGTCCGGGTGGTCGACGGGCCGGTCGCTGAGGCCCAGCAGCAGCACCCGCAGGCCGCGCGCCCCGATCTGCTCGGCCTGTGCGGCGGCCTCCGACGACGGTTCGAGCAATACGTCGGGAGCTCCGATCACCCAGTCCCCGTGCCCGGAGAACGAGACGCCGCTCCACTTGGTGGCGGACTTGAACGGCGCGCGGCCGGTGGACGTCCAGCCCGGCGACATCGGGAACGCCTCGGCGATGGCCTGAATGCTGGCGTTGGGTCGGGCGTCCTCGGCGGCCAGCGCGGCCAGCACCTCGTGTAACGGAAGACCTTCGCCGCCGGGCAGTTCGGCGACCTCGGCCACCCGCATCCCGTTCTCGGTGAGGGTGCCGGTCTTGTCGGCGCAGACGACGTCGACGCGGGCCAGCCCCTCGATCGCGGGCAGTTCCTGCACCAGGCACTGCCGCCGTCCGAGGCGCACCACCCCGACCGCGAACGCCAGCGAGGTCATCAGCACCAGACCCTCGGGAACCATCGGCACCAGCGCCCCGACCATCGCCAGCACCGATGCCCGCCAGCCCACGTCGGTGGTGAACAGCTGGGTGTAGACGATCAAAACGCCGGCCGGGATCAGCAGGTAGGTGATGAATTTCAGGATCTGGTTGATGCCGTTGCGCAGTTCGGATTTCACCAGGGTGAACTTGGTGGCCTCCTCGGCCAGTTTGGCTGCGTAGGCCTCGCTGCCGACCCGGGTGGCCCGGTAGGCGCCGCTGCCGGAGATCACGAAACTGCCCGACATCACCTGATCACCGATGCTCTTGCCGACTGGGTCGGCTTCACCGGTCAGCAGGGACTCGTCGACCTCCAGATCGGACACCTCGACGACTTCGCCGTCGACGACGATCTGGTCGCCGGGGCCGAGTTCGATGACGTCGCCGAGCACCACCTGGCGGGCCGGTAGCTCCGCGGTCCCGGATTGCCTGCGCACCAACGGTTTCGCCTGGCCGACGATGGCCAGCTTGTCCAGCGTCTGCTTGGCCCGGATCTCCTGCACCATGCCGATAACGCTGTTGAAGACGATGAGCAGCCCGAACAGCCCGTTGATCAGCGATCCGGTGGTCGCCACGATGGCCAGCAGCACGCCCAGGATCGCGTTGATCCGGGTGAACACATTCGCCCGGACGATCTCGCGCACACTGCGTGCCGCCCGCACCGGGATGTCGTTGGTCTGTCCCTGCGCAACCCGCTGGGCGACTTCGGTGTCGGAGAGCCCGGCGGCGCCCTGGGTGACGGTCAAGACCGCCACCACGGCGCGACGTCGCCGGCCGACGGCGGGATCCGTTCGCCGGGTTCTTGCGGCGGCCCCAGCTTCGCCTCTCCTCCGTCGAGCCTCACTGAACCGCCGGGTTCATGCGGCGGTCCCAGCTTCGCCTCTCCTCCGTCGAGCCTCACTGAACCGCCGGGACGCGGCACGGCTACTGCGACGCCGGCGGCCTGCGCGGCGGCCAGCAGCCGTTCCACCGGCTCATCCCACCGATGCGGCGCCAGCCGGAACGTGCACCAGTGGATCGGCACCAGCGTGCCGCCATTGAGGTCCAGATGGGCCCGGACCGCCTCCTCGGGGTTCATGTGGACATCCGGCCAGGCGGTGTTGTAGGCGCCGATCGGCAGCAGGGCCGCATCGAACGGACCATGCTCGGCGCCGATCCGGCTGAAGCTGCCGGTGTATCCCGAGTCGCCGCCGAAGTACACCCGGTGACCGGGGCCGGCGATCACCCACGAAGCCCACAGGGTCAGGTTGCGAGTGACAAACCGGCCGGAGAAGTGCCGGGCCGGGGTGCAGGTCAATGTGAGTTCGCCGAGCGCGGCATGCTCATCCCAGTCGAGTTCGACGACGCGGCCCGCGGGAATGCCCCACGCCCGCAGGTGCGCACCCACCCCGAGTGGGACGACGAACGGTGCCCGCTGGCTGCGGGCGAGCGCGGTGATGGTGTCCATGTCGAGATGGTCGTAGTGGTCGTGGCTCACCACGATCGCGTCCACTGCGGGCAGCGCCGCCAGTTCGACCGGCGGCGGATGCAACCGCCTGGGACCGACGGCGTCCGACGGCGAGCAGCGTTCGCTCCACACCGGGTCGGTCAGGACCCGGTAGCCGTCGACTTCGATCAGCGCCGTTGCATGGCCCAGCCAGGTGATCGACAGCGGTTCGGCCGCGCCGGTGAGATCGGGGACCGCCAACGGGACGGCCGCCGCGGGACGGCTCGCGCCGCGATCGGCGAACAGCTCCCGCAGCATCAGGCGCTGTTGTTCGCGGTCCATGTTCACGGCCGCGACACGCTCGACATTGTGGAAGACCCCGTCGCGGTAGTGCGGCGACCGGGCGGCCACCGCGGCAATGGCGTGCGGTCCGGCGCCGAGCGCCCCCGGTGTGCCGCGCAGCGCGCGCAGCGTCCAGCCCCAGGCGGCCAGGGAGGCGGCGCCCCCCAATATGCGGGCCGGCCGAAGTGCTCCGCGCAGCATGCTGCCGAGTCTATGGCGGTGACCCGCTACACCCGGCTCCGCCGCGTTTGCGATCACCGCTCCACCCGATGGCGGTGACCCGCTGCACCCGGCTCCGCCGCGTTTGCGATCACCGCGCTAAGCGCCCTGGAACTTCGGCGCCCGCTTCTCGATGCGCGCCATCTGGGCCTCGATGACATCCTGGCTCGCCCAGGCCCGGTCGAACAGCTCCTTGTGGACCGGTTCCTGCTCCTCCAGGGCGCCGTCATCGTTGAGCACCCGCTTGGCGTGCTGCAGCGCCAGCGGCGCCAGCCCGGCGATCTCGTGCGCCCAGGCCTGTGCGTCGGCCAGGGTGCCGATCCGGTTGACCATGCCGGTCAGCAGCGCGTTCTCGGCGGTCAGCTTCTCGGCGGTCAGCAGCATCGCGCGGGCTCGTCCGTATCCGGCCAGGGTGGAGAGCCGGCGGATGCTCCAGTTGTCCAAGGCGAGGCCGTATTTGGCCACTGGGAACTGGAAGTACGCCTCAGGTGTCGCCACCCGCAGGTCGCAGACCATCGCCAATTGCAGCCCGGCGCCGATCGCGGCCCCGTTGATCGCGCCGATCACCGGCACCGGGACATCGCCGATGGCGGTGTGCAATGCGATCAGTTTGTCGGGGTAGTCGGCGGCGAACGCGTCGCCGGACAGATCGGCGCCGGCGCAGAACACGGTGCCCTGCCCGGTCAGCACGATGGCCCGGACGTCGTGGGTGGCGGCGTCGACGATGGCCTCCCGCAGTTCGGTGACGAGCTGGGAGTTCAATGCGTTGCGCCGCTCCGGGCGCTGCAACTCGATAGTGGTGACGGCTTCGTCGCGGGTAACACCGATCATGACGCACCAGCCTATTAGCCTCGTGCTGTGAGCCGGACCGGGGCCGACGAACTGCGCGACGCGGTACTGGACAGCGGATCGTTCATCAGCTGGGATGACGAGCCGCTGGTGGTACCGGTCAGTTCCGGTTACGCCGCCGAGCTGGCCGCCGCCCGGGCCGCCACCGGCCGCGACGAGGCGGTCATCACCGGCGAAGGCCGAATCAACGGGCGGCGGGTCGCGGTGATCGCCAGCGACTTCGATTTCCTGGCCGGCTCGATCGGGGTGGCGGCCGCCGAGCGGATCACCTCGGCGATCCAGCGCGCCACCGCCGAGGGCTTGCCCCTGCTGGCGTCACCGAGCTCGGGCGGCACCCGGATGCAAGAGGGCACCGTCGCATTCCTGCAGATGGTGAAGATCGCCGCCGCCGTCGAGCTGCACAAGCGCGCCCACCTGCCCTATCTGGTCTACCTGCGCCATCCCACCACCGGCGGGGTGTTCGCCTCGTGGGGTTCGCTCGGGCACATCACCCTGGCCGAGCCCGGAGCGCTGGTGGGCTTCCTGGGACCGCGGGTCTACGAGCAGCTCTACGGCGCCCCGTTCCCGCCGGGCGTTCAGACCGCCGAGAATCTGCAAGCCCACGGGGTGATCGACGGCGTGATCCCGGTGAAGTGGCTGCGCCGCACCTGCGCGCGGGCGCTCAAGGTGATCCTCGACGAACCCGGCCCCGCGCCGGCGCGACCCCCCGTCGAACCGATTCCCGACGTCCCGGCGTGGAACTCGGTGTGTGCGTCGCGGCGCCCCGAGCGGCCGGGCGCGGGATTTCTGCTGCGGCACGGCGCCACCGAGCGGGTCTTTCTGTCCGGCACCGGCAGCGCCGAACGCGGCGCCACCATGTTGCTGGCGTTGGCCCGCTTCGGTGGCCAGCCCGCGGTGGTGCTGGGGCAGCTGCGCGGCCCGGATCGGCTGACCGACCCGGTTGCGCTGAGAGACGCTCGCCGCGGCATGGCGCTGGCGGCGGGCCTGCGGCTGCCGCTGGTGCTGGCCATCGACACGCCGGGGCCGGCACTGTCGGTGGAGGCCGAACAGGGCGGGCTGGCAGGGCAGATCGCGGCCTGCTTGGCCGAGCTCGTCACGCTGGAGGTGCCGACCGTGTCGGTACTGCTCGGCCAGGGCAGCGGCGGCCCCGCGTTGGCGATGGTGCCGGCGGATCGGGTGCTGGCGGCGCGGCACGGCTGGCTGGCGCCGCTGCCCCCGGAGGGCGCCAGCGCCATCGTGTTCCGCGACACGCAGCACGCCCCCGAACTGTCGGCGGCGCAGGGCATCCGGTCGGTGGATCTGCAGGCCCACGGCGTCGTCGACGTGATCGTGGCCGAGCGCCCCGATGCCGCCGACGAGCCGATCGACTTCGCCAAGCGGATGTCGGCGGCCATCGCCGTGGAGCTCGACGCGTTGCGGCGAGTGCCGGCCGAGCAGCGGATGGCAGCCCGCTTGCGGCGCTACCGCCGCATCGGGCTGCCGGGTTAGCCGGTGATCATCCCCACCGCCACCGCGGCCAGCACCATTCCGGCGACCTGACGGGGACGCACCCGCTCCCGCAGTACGGTCACCGCCAACACCACGGTGGCGGCGGGATACAGCGAGATCAGCACGCTGGCCAGCGACAGCAGCG
This is a stretch of genomic DNA from Mycolicibacter terrae. It encodes these proteins:
- a CDS encoding DUF1214 domain-containing protein, whose translation is MVLVSPDNFVRAVTDQEFTNVVNENGFGRFFHQRDVTPIDRQLVVRSNRDTLYSAAVFDLQTAPVTITLPDPGQRYMSAQVINQDEYVTDMFYGSGEHTLDRQRVGTRYVMVAVRILADPNDPADLAAARRLQDQITVTQQDSGSFEVPRWDPVSQKKVSDALLVLAETVPDTRGMFGSLADTDPVRHLIGAAAAWGGNPETDALYLNVTPARNDGNTVYRVTVKDVPVKAFWSVSVYNKNGYFTENPQQAYSVNDITAEKAQDGSVTVQFGGCSANMVNATNCLPITPGWNYLVRLYQPQQEILSGKWVFPAAQPEESAGVDNRPPPPPPSATPPARPPR
- a CDS encoding poly-gamma-glutamate hydrolase family protein is translated as MPATQHAYFAYGSNLCAQQMARRCPEASDPRPAMLADHDWLINQRGVATVEPFPGSRVHGVLWRVSDRDLAALDSAEGVPVRYRRDRLTVHTTDGSSPAWVYIDHRVRPGAPRDGYLERIISAAVQHGLPPSWIEFLRRWDPAQWPLRTLPAKDNAPQSLSELLADPEVIEESRLRSRFGFLAIHGGGLEQMTDVIAERAAEAADASVYLVRHPHGYSRHLPSVRYLAAESARLAEFLDHVDVVVSLHGYGRIGRSTQLLAGGRNRSLAAHVARCLDLPGYQVITDLNAIPMGLRGLHPANPVNQVRGGGTQLELSPRVRGISPRSQPPGADGLSPVTSALVRGLSAAAGLWQFET
- a CDS encoding TIGR03621 family F420-dependent LLM class oxidoreductase, which gives rise to MDKQFRFGVGLHAVRSAAALAETARRLEGSGFDVLHVPDHLGAPAPFPALVAAAAATTTIRLGTYVLNACFYKPALLTRDIADTDLLSGGRLEIGLGAGYVRAEFEAAELPFPSGARRIEYLEHVTTYLATHQPRVPILIAGSGDRLLTVAARHADIIGLTGARVAGADDALAERVSFVRAAAGDRFDALELNLAITAVPTDASGMPDLSLTRQFAPTLSDRELLAMPAVLSGSPHEMADALREYRRRYGLSYFTVQQNHAEAFAKVIAALR
- a CDS encoding TetR/AcrR family transcriptional regulator, with product MAVGRPREFDPDQVEHEAMKLFWAHGFDGVSISDISAATGVNRRSIYAEFGSKEKLYERATQRYVAGPGGYLVEALALPTARDVAAAMVHGAADTVSGDPRGCLTVDDGPGVAEIREASVRRLAERFDAAVADGELSGVDTLLLARWIATVCQGIAVQARSGASRGDLHALAGVALAGWPGPR
- a CDS encoding 3-oxoacyl-ACP reductase family protein yields the protein MSTAPLTGRRALVTGGSRGIGAETVRRLAADGAAVAFTYSASAPEADKLVAEVTAGGGRAVAIQADSADPAQVVAAVEQAATELGGLDVLVNNAAVAHGALVDDFPAEQFDRLVAVNIGGMFWATRTAVKHLGEGSRIINIGSINADRIPTAGFSVYGMTKGAVASFTRGLARELGPRGITVNNVQPGPIDTDANPDNGGAFPESLKKLMPLGRYGQVGDVAAIVSFLAGPESGFVTGANWNVDGGFTV
- a CDS encoding ABC-F family ATP-binding cassette domain-containing protein; this encodes MSTPSADFGSVVTLTDLGFTWPDGAPALAGVSGSFGAGRTGLVGANGAGKSTLLRLIAGELAATTGRIATAGEVAYLPQLLTLDAGVTIAELLGVTAQLAALRAIESGDADAAHFEILDDDWDIEARADAALRPIGLGSADLDRRAGELSGGEAMLVALTGLRLNAAPITLLDEPTNNLDRAARERLAQLVGSWPGALIVASHDTALLEQMNNIAELYDGRLVSFGGPYSAWRAHLDAEQAAARTAARAAEQLVKVERRQRVDAETKLARRSRAARTSFANKRAAKIVMNQNASNAQVSAGRLRTDLDRRVRDAQAGLDAASARVRHDEHIRVTLPDPDVPSNRRLAELPGSDGPVIVQGPERIALDGPNGVGKTSLLEALLAGADGRLLTDRVGYLPQRLDHLDDTVSAFDAVAAVSGSAPRAVRAQLARFLLDAAGVARPIGTLSGGERFRVALAQLLLADPPPQLLLLDEPTNNLDLASVDQLVGALAGYRGAFIVVSHDDAFLARLGLTRRLRMPHRGELIEAS